GAAGCTTCAGATATTCCAGTTCTGATAAAAAATCTCGATAAAATCAAACTTTCAACAGTAGATTATGCAGATTCGCAGATTGCTAAATTTATACGTGAAAATGCCGAAAAAGATATCAAAAATGCCGAAAAATTACCATTAACTTCGGGAAATATCAATATAGGAAATTTAAAAGTTGGAAACGATTACCCGATGAGGGTACTTGGAGAAATTGTTCACGTTCCTTGGCTTTCCAAAGAAGAACTCGAAGAAAAAGTAAATTATTATGTTGAATCTGGAGCAGATATGATTGATTTAGGAATGGTTAGTAATGAAGATTATTCTAAAGATTTAAAGCAGATAATCAAAACTGTACGGGATATTACTGATAAACCAGTAAGTGTTGATACATTAAATACTAAAGAACTCATCGAAGCAGTAAATTTAGATGTAGATATGATTTTAAGTGTGGACTCTGGAAATTTCGATGAATTGCTTCCTTATTTAAAGGAAAAAAACACGGTATCGGTAGTTCTTCCAACGAATTACAAAACAAACGAAGTTCCTAAAAAAATCTCAGAAAAAATTCAAAACATGGAAAAAATTCTTGAAAAATTCAAAGAAAATGATTTATTGGCTGTTGCAGACCCTATTTTAGAGCCGATAAACAACAGTGGGTGTAATTTCACAGAAAGTGTTATTGCGTGTTATGAATTCAAAAAAAGAAACAATATTCCAATGTTTTTTGGAATTGGAAATGTTACCGAATTATTCGACGTTGACAGTAATGGGGTAAATGCAAGCATTGCAGCAATAGGCCAAGAAATCGGTGGAAATATTTTGTTTACTCCCGAAGCTTCAAAAAAGTGTAAATTTTCGATAAAAGAATTAAAAACTGCATCAAAAATGTTATTTTTAGCAAAAAAACGAAATTCACTTCCAAAAGATGTCGGATATGATCTTATCAATTACAAGGATAAAAAATTCGACGAGGAGTTTGAGTTAGAAGATGTAAAAATAATTGAAGCATTCGAAAATGAAAAACAACTTCTTGATAGGGGAAGCTTTAAAATTCGAGTTGATCGAAAAAATAAAGAAATAAATGCAACTTATTATGTACACAACCAACCAAAATTAATTATCCGGGGGAATGATCCTAAAAAAATCTATGAAACTGCCTTAAGAGAAAATTTAATTACTAAAATGGATCACGCGGCATATTTTGGAAAAG
This Methanococcus maripaludis C5 DNA region includes the following protein-coding sequences:
- a CDS encoding dihydropteroate synthase-like protein — translated: MKILVITGKQAINKVSSVVTNYGFIDVYEAKISIAAFLTPNFIIKEIKKLEDSKNKKLSEIYEFVLVTGLIRHDLARIYEETGIKCYKSTREASDIPVLIKNLDKIKLSTVDYADSQIAKFIRENAEKDIKNAEKLPLTSGNINIGNLKVGNDYPMRVLGEIVHVPWLSKEELEEKVNYYVESGADMIDLGMVSNEDYSKDLKQIIKTVRDITDKPVSVDTLNTKELIEAVNLDVDMILSVDSGNFDELLPYLKEKNTVSVVLPTNYKTNEVPKKISEKIQNMEKILEKFKENDLLAVADPILEPINNSGCNFTESVIACYEFKKRNNIPMFFGIGNVTELFDVDSNGVNASIAAIGQEIGGNILFTPEASKKCKFSIKELKTASKMLFLAKKRNSLPKDVGYDLINYKDKKFDEEFELEDVKIIEAFENEKQLLDRGSFKIRVDRKNKEINATYYVHNQPKLIIRGNDPKKIYETALRENLITKMDHAAYFGKELRNAELALKLGKKYNQDFELFYNEFWNQ